Genomic segment of Ewingella sp. CoE-038-23:
CCACACCGCGCGGTATGGTTTAAAGCCAACGGCGAGATGCCGGATGACCTGCGCGTGCATCAGTATCTGCTGGGTTATGCCTCGGACTTCAACTTCCTGCCCACGGCTCTTCAGCCGCACGGCGTCGGCTTCCTTGAGCCGGGCATGCAAGTGGCCACCATTGACCACTCCATGTGGTTCCACCGTCCGTTCAAGCTGGACGATTGGCTGCTGTATGCCGTTGAGAGCTCTTCGGCATCGGGCGCGCGCGGCTTTGTGCGCGGGCAGTTCTACACTCGCGAAGGCGTGCTGATTGCCACCACGGTGCAGGAAGGGGTGATTCGCCAGCGCGAAATCCCTTAAGTCGGGTTGAAACTGCATCGAAAATACATAAAAAAGGGGCGATATCTCTATCGCCCCTTTTTGCTTTCATCATTATCCGTTAAGTCTTTATCAGCACGCCGGATAGGTTGTTGTGTTTGCTTTTTATTATGTTTCTGTCGGACAGAATTTAGCGCACTACTTTCTTTGAAATCAGACGCTTAACCAATTATTGGTTGTAAGCGTTTTCGCCGTGGCTGTTTACGTCCAGACCTTCGCGCTCTTGTTCTTCAGGCACGCGCAGGCCAACCAGCACGTCTGCCACTTTGTAAGCGATGAAGGCAACCACACCAGACCAAATCAGGGTTACGCCCACGCTCAGCAGCTGGATCCACACTTGGTGACCCATGGTCACGCCTTCGGCATAACCCACGCCGCCCAGAGAGCTGGATGAGAACACGCCAGTCAGGATACAGCCAACGATGCCGCACACGCCGTGAACGCCAAACACGTCACAGGTGTCATCAACCTTGAGCCAATGTTTCAGCGTAACCACGCCCCACAGGCCAGCAACGCCGCCTACCAGACCGATAATCAATGCACCGCCAACGCCTACGGTACCGCACGCCGGGGTGATAGCAACCAGACCCGCGATAGCACCGGAACTTGCGCCCAGCAGTGAAGGTTTGCCGCGCACCATCCACTCAACCAGCGTCCAAGACAGGATTGCACCCGCAGTCGCCATAACAGTGTTGAGGAAGGCCAAAGCTGCGATAGAGCTGGCTGCACTGGCAGAACCGGCGTTGAAGCCGAACCAGCCAACATACAGAATCGATGCGCCAGTGAAGACCATTGGCAGGTTGTGCGGTTTGAAGGCTTCTTTGCCGAAACCGGCACGTTTGCCCACCATGTATGCACCCACCAGGCCAGCAACGGCGGCGTTGATGTGTACAACGGTACCGCCCGCGAAGTCCAGCGCACCATCAGCCGCCAGGAAACCGCCCGCCCACACCATGTGTGCGATTGGCAGGTAAGAGAAGG
This window contains:
- the amtB gene encoding ammonium transporter AmtB; the encoded protein is MKKLLAMMGLGATALLPSIAMAAAPAVANGADNAFMMICTALVLFMTVPGVALFYGGLLRSKNVLSMLTQVIVTFALVCVLWMLYGYSVAFSEGNAVFGGFSNVMLKGIGLDSVTGTFSQLIHVAFQCSFACITVALVVGGLAERVRFSAVLIFTVIWLTFSYLPIAHMVWAGGFLAADGALDFAGGTVVHINAAVAGLVGAYMVGKRAGFGKEAFKPHNLPMVFTGASILYVGWFGFNAGSASAASSIAALAFLNTVMATAGAILSWTLVEWMVRGKPSLLGASSGAIAGLVAITPACGTVGVGGALIIGLVGGVAGLWGVVTLKHWLKVDDTCDVFGVHGVCGIVGCILTGVFSSSSLGGVGYAEGVTMGHQVWIQLLSVGVTLIWSGVVAFIAYKVADVLVGLRVPEEQEREGLDVNSHGENAYNQ